A region from the Desulfomarina profundi genome encodes:
- a CDS encoding response regulator has protein sequence MQDSTQFRILLADDHTFFRKGIKSHISKNPELSVEGEVADGNELIPFLEKKPIDMIILDLWMPTVTGLEALNMVKKRFPQVKVLICSAKEKKKDFVKAMIAGADGFLGKLESDKEVFTAIERIRTGKKYIPPLLASEFAGDLIDSVDGAGSDPFSHLTKRELEVLHLLVKGYTSGRIADHFHLSIRTIEHHRANLLRKSKQKNSAALVNWAVSNGLTESDL, from the coding sequence ATGCAGGATTCAACTCAATTTCGAATATTACTCGCCGATGATCATACCTTCTTTCGAAAAGGTATTAAAAGCCACATCTCAAAAAACCCGGAATTGAGTGTTGAGGGAGAAGTAGCTGACGGAAATGAACTGATTCCTTTCCTGGAAAAAAAACCTATTGATATGATTATCCTGGACTTGTGGATGCCGACCGTAACCGGTCTTGAGGCATTGAACATGGTGAAAAAAAGGTTTCCCCAGGTAAAGGTTCTTATCTGTAGTGCCAAGGAAAAGAAAAAAGATTTCGTCAAAGCTATGATCGCCGGTGCAGATGGTTTCCTCGGCAAACTGGAATCGGACAAGGAAGTTTTTACAGCCATTGAACGAATCCGCACAGGAAAAAAATATATTCCACCACTTCTGGCGTCAGAGTTTGCCGGTGACCTTATTGACAGTGTCGACGGTGCTGGATCGGATCCTTTCAGCCATCTCACCAAACGGGAACTTGAAGTCCTCCACCTTCTTGTAAAAGGATATACAAGCGGCAGGATTGCAGATCATTTCCATTTGAGCATACGGACCATTGAACATCACCGGGCCAATTTACTGCGAAAAAGCAAGCAGAAAAACAGTGCAGCGCTGGTTAACTGGGCCGTAAGCAATGGCCTGACAGAATCTGATCTTTGA
- a CDS encoding MBL fold metallo-hydrolase, translating to MFQKMVSVFFLLFVGCGLNLPQAEAKKSAAGTTVSIIPVAEHIFMLQGKGGNIGLFIGEDGTFMIDDQFAPLTEEIMEAVRSVGGGHPRFLINTHYHPDHTGGNENLGEGNTLIFAHHNVRERLSTGYYLKEFEMKQAGLSQKGLPVITFSHDISFHLNGDTVQAVHVDHAHTDGDSFIHFLKADVIHTGDVFFNGFYPFIDVDHGGSLKGMIAAVTKILSIADDNTKIIPGHGPLSDRRQLENYRRMLVTVYERLRKLKAASVTAEEAAEEKPLADLEDEWGDGRFDSESWIEIIYPGV from the coding sequence ATGTTTCAAAAAATGGTTTCGGTTTTTTTCCTGTTGTTTGTCGGTTGCGGTTTAAATTTACCGCAGGCAGAGGCAAAAAAGAGTGCGGCAGGTACAACTGTTTCAATTATTCCGGTTGCAGAACATATTTTCATGTTACAGGGGAAGGGGGGCAATATCGGTCTTTTTATCGGGGAAGACGGTACATTTATGATTGATGATCAGTTTGCCCCATTGACAGAAGAAATTATGGAGGCAGTCAGGTCTGTTGGTGGCGGGCATCCCCGTTTTCTGATAAATACCCATTATCATCCTGACCATACCGGTGGCAACGAGAATCTTGGCGAGGGAAACACCTTGATTTTTGCTCACCACAATGTCCGGGAGCGTTTGAGCACTGGATATTATCTGAAGGAATTTGAGATGAAACAGGCAGGACTCAGCCAAAAGGGATTGCCTGTTATTACCTTTTCCCATGATATCAGTTTTCACCTTAACGGTGATACGGTTCAGGCGGTGCATGTGGACCATGCCCATACCGATGGTGACAGTTTTATTCATTTTTTAAAAGCCGATGTTATCCATACAGGCGATGTGTTTTTTAATGGTTTTTATCCATTTATTGATGTTGATCATGGTGGTTCATTGAAGGGAATGATTGCAGCTGTGACAAAAATTCTTTCCATTGCAGACGATAATACAAAGATTATTCCCGGCCATGGTCCCCTTTCGGACAGGAGGCAGCTTGAAAATTATCGTCGGATGCTGGTGACTGTTTATGAGCGTTTGAGAAAGTTGAAGGCGGCCAGTGTCACTGCCGAAGAGGCGGCAGAGGAAAAACCTTTAGCCGATCTTGAGGATGAGTGGGGTGATGGTCGTTTTGACAGTGAGAGCTGGATTGAAATAATATATCCGGGAGTCTGA
- a CDS encoding bifunctional serine/threonine-protein kinase/universal stress protein, protein MTFPEVGDNIDIFVLSSRLHKSPLASIFLAEDLFSRQHVVLKIPDSNILNHPLLLYHYQNEDRISRLLDHPGVIRFIHRQKSRQYIIMEHVEGEDLRSRIGKNRILDLREALILMKQLARVVSYLHRQGIVHLDLKPENIICCNNSSIKVIDFGLASCRHLPDLLELDLQNPLGTPWYISPEQLLGERSDPRCDIYTMGMLLYEMLTGRLPWPRTSKKRVARRRLHYDPTPPRYHNDKIPPQIQSIILCAIARHAADRYKDVMDLLHDLNHWQQLPVTEAGSRNKSSSLWRRIFPGKPIRLQRRQPQKTTITYDKPQIIGALIDSPGSDNMLAEVKKEALIRSAEITLVHVIEEEDDSHFRRYGIAVEGEKLMGRLEQAVQLLRRCSIDPSIRLVRGEVVDVLRKLCTDLGAELLVLAESRKKQGMLGTVSVRRHLENNSPCPIVVADNVVFSPATGLAAQQPAQLTAGQVLACDIFLVDLWYEHLHYHTDFIYRRLLNPQQDVDLSENNCLFGRFLAFFEKKDEWLQVTSALVPIHSRFHRLASRMSELCDHDPEGLQDLYTREFLPLSCRLKHELSRVSLFLRTHLDSPPPQVPFLTDNTCPVSKPDLACYGPLLKALNLDQDLCSLVQEKRKRVSGCRSGEGK, encoded by the coding sequence ATGACTTTTCCTGAAGTCGGCGATAATATCGATATTTTTGTACTTAGTTCACGGCTTCATAAAAGCCCGCTTGCCAGCATTTTTCTGGCAGAGGATCTGTTTTCCAGACAGCATGTTGTTCTGAAAATACCCGACAGCAACATTCTCAATCATCCTCTCCTTCTCTATCATTATCAAAATGAAGACCGTATCAGTCGGCTGCTCGATCACCCCGGAGTTATACGTTTTATCCACCGCCAGAAAAGTCGGCAGTATATTATCATGGAGCATGTGGAGGGGGAAGATCTACGCTCCCGTATCGGCAAAAACCGCATCCTTGATTTGCGTGAAGCTTTGATCCTGATGAAACAACTTGCGCGCGTGGTTTCTTATCTCCACAGGCAGGGCATTGTCCATCTGGACCTGAAGCCCGAAAATATTATCTGTTGCAATAACTCCTCCATCAAAGTGATAGATTTTGGTCTGGCCAGTTGCCGACATCTTCCTGATCTGCTGGAGCTTGACTTGCAAAACCCCCTGGGCACTCCCTGGTATATTTCGCCGGAGCAGTTGCTGGGTGAAAGGTCTGATCCCCGTTGCGATATCTATACCATGGGTATGCTCCTTTACGAGATGCTTACCGGAAGGTTACCCTGGCCCCGCACCAGTAAGAAACGTGTCGCCAGGCGGCGCCTGCATTATGATCCGACCCCGCCACGTTATCACAATGACAAAATTCCTCCTCAGATCCAATCCATAATTCTCTGCGCCATTGCCCGCCACGCTGCAGATCGTTATAAAGATGTCATGGATCTTCTGCATGATCTTAATCACTGGCAGCAACTCCCGGTCACTGAGGCAGGCAGCAGAAACAAATCGTCATCATTGTGGCGACGCATATTTCCCGGTAAACCGATCCGGTTACAGCGTAGACAACCACAAAAAACAACTATTACATATGATAAACCACAGATTATTGGTGCTTTAATAGATTCTCCCGGTAGCGACAATATGCTGGCCGAAGTCAAAAAAGAGGCACTTATCCGATCTGCAGAAATAACGCTGGTGCATGTTATTGAAGAGGAGGACGACTCCCATTTCAGACGCTACGGCATCGCTGTCGAAGGGGAGAAGCTGATGGGACGTCTCGAACAGGCTGTACAGCTTCTTCGCCGCTGCAGTATTGATCCCAGTATTCGCCTTGTTCGGGGTGAGGTGGTTGATGTGCTGCGCAAACTCTGTACAGATCTGGGCGCGGAACTGCTGGTACTGGCCGAATCCCGTAAAAAGCAAGGGATGCTAGGCACTGTTTCCGTACGCAGACATCTGGAAAATAATAGCCCCTGCCCAATTGTGGTTGCTGATAATGTGGTGTTTTCACCTGCCACAGGTCTGGCGGCTCAGCAACCTGCCCAGTTGACAGCCGGGCAGGTGCTTGCCTGTGATATCTTTCTCGTTGATCTTTGGTATGAGCATCTCCATTATCATACAGATTTTATCTACCGCAGGCTCCTGAATCCTCAGCAGGATGTTGATCTCAGCGAAAACAACTGTCTGTTTGGCCGCTTTCTGGCCTTTTTTGAAAAAAAGGATGAATGGCTGCAGGTAACCTCAGCACTGGTGCCAATTCATTCCCGCTTTCACCGGCTTGCCTCCAGGATGTCTGAACTTTGCGACCATGATCCTGAAGGTCTGCAAGACCTCTATACCCGTGAATTTCTGCCACTCTCTTGCAGGTTGAAACATGAACTGAGCCGGGTTTCTCTATTTCTTCGTACCCATCTCGATTCGCCCCCTCCCCAGGTTCCTTTTCTGACGGACAACACCTGCCCGGTCAGCAAACCGGATCTGGCCTGTTACGGCCCATTGTTGAAAGCCCTCAACCTGGATCAGGATCTCTGTTCCCTGGTCCAGGAAAAGAGGAAAAGAGTATCAGGTTGCCGGTCAGGGGAGGGTAAATAA
- a CDS encoding universal stress protein, with product MFTSILLCTHGTAGARQAERLVFDELCVKKPDLQVTVLTIIDQDWQAMTGDDWLNSSKTHTTFLDHVEKQMQEENEEDWQRIKEKYPAAAQATFVGEVGFIEATIAAEAEKRKSDLIVIGPYRESRRLFNLKMEKGLRARIDQAKLHPVLPCPLLIAPSSHPVD from the coding sequence ATGTTTACTTCTATTCTTCTCTGTACCCACGGAACTGCAGGTGCCAGACAGGCAGAACGGCTTGTTTTTGACGAACTATGCGTTAAAAAGCCTGATTTGCAGGTCACTGTTCTGACTATCATTGACCAGGACTGGCAGGCCATGACCGGTGATGACTGGCTTAACTCGAGCAAAACACATACCACCTTCCTTGACCACGTGGAAAAACAGATGCAGGAAGAAAATGAAGAGGACTGGCAGCGGATAAAAGAAAAATATCCGGCAGCAGCACAGGCAACCTTTGTGGGGGAAGTAGGTTTCATTGAGGCAACTATTGCCGCTGAGGCCGAAAAACGGAAAAGTGATCTTATTGTTATCGGCCCCTACCGTGAAAGCCGGAGGCTGTTTAACCTGAAGATGGAAAAAGGGCTCAGGGCACGTATTGATCAGGCAAAGCTGCATCCTGTTCTGCCCTGCCCCCTGCTTATAGCACCTTCTTCACACCCTGTGGATTGA
- a CDS encoding transferase produces MHELLKLYNRIVQRVNINLRELNFDITPFAQELIQPDNMNKFYAFYGITPDHPLDLDFQHSALAGSYFLGKCRITNSVLYKSDIRGDELKRKGHVFKYDRFDIPLTRDEAIIIDDSALVKTLVHNFSHDPETPETFFIKDTLAMDYSNIHGAPSDGCFLGPFATVDLTTMRDCAIGAYSYIQAGEIYHLDIDPGTVWVNSPHNFNFLYTYPVKQLSQYVSLSPEHIPWGTLFDFIDNHKEAFQRVFDVVNLEAIESIPATASLDRYAVVLPTTKIEDNVLIAQRAYLENSFLGKGSNAQENCFIINSHLSGFNVTAHGAKLICTHLGSGVFTGFNSFIYGKEDAPVSVGKGSIIMPHTIIDIDEPLEIPDNYLVWGLIRNSRELMENSVSLNELEKIETSFSRGRMHFEGKGLSL; encoded by the coding sequence ATGCATGAATTACTGAAACTCTACAACAGAATTGTCCAGAGAGTAAATATCAATCTGCGGGAACTCAATTTTGACATCACTCCCTTTGCACAGGAACTGATTCAACCCGACAATATGAATAAATTCTACGCCTTTTACGGTATAACACCCGACCATCCCCTGGACCTTGACTTCCAGCACTCGGCCCTTGCAGGTAGCTATTTCCTCGGAAAATGCCGTATTACAAACTCTGTGCTCTATAAGAGTGATATCAGGGGAGATGAACTAAAACGCAAGGGCCATGTCTTTAAATATGACCGTTTTGACATACCGCTCACACGAGACGAGGCAATTATTATCGACGACAGTGCCCTGGTCAAAACCCTGGTACACAACTTCTCACACGACCCTGAAACTCCGGAGACCTTTTTTATTAAAGACACTCTGGCCATGGACTACTCAAATATCCATGGTGCTCCGAGTGACGGTTGTTTTCTCGGACCTTTTGCCACCGTCGATCTGACCACCATGAGGGACTGCGCCATCGGGGCCTATTCCTATATTCAGGCCGGAGAGATATACCATCTGGATATTGATCCCGGAACAGTCTGGGTCAACAGTCCCCATAATTTTAATTTCCTGTACACCTACCCAGTAAAACAGCTTTCGCAGTATGTTTCCCTTTCTCCTGAACATATCCCATGGGGTACACTTTTTGATTTCATTGACAACCACAAAGAAGCGTTCCAGAGAGTTTTTGACGTGGTCAATCTCGAAGCCATCGAATCCATTCCGGCGACTGCCTCCCTGGACAGGTACGCGGTGGTTCTGCCAACTACAAAAATTGAAGACAATGTCCTTATTGCCCAGAGAGCTTACCTGGAAAACTCCTTCCTCGGCAAAGGATCTAATGCCCAGGAAAACTGTTTCATTATTAATTCCCACCTCAGCGGTTTCAATGTAACCGCCCATGGTGCAAAGTTGATCTGCACTCATCTCGGGTCAGGTGTATTTACCGGTTTTAACAGTTTTATCTATGGGAAAGAGGATGCGCCTGTTTCTGTGGGTAAGGGATCAATAATCATGCCGCACACCATTATCGATATTGATGAACCACTGGAGATACCAGATAACTATCTTGTGTGGGGGCTAATCAGAAACAGCAGAGAACTGATGGAAAACAGCGTTTCCCTGAATGAACTGGAAAAAATTGAGACTTCTTTTTCCAGGGGACGTATGCATTTTGAAGGAAAGGGGCTCTCTTTGTAA
- a CDS encoding c-type heme family protein, with amino-acid sequence MKIKRYGQGVTTNLRKRFFLWSALILIGGGLLLSALSFWNTRRLVMAEAMTKSEVILREAEAIRAYVREELRPKMFELHGQNAFIIEAMSTTYVSTSIMERFAGSMPNYIYRRASVNPHNMRNLADPFEEEMLDWFEMDPERLFWQGIVQKNGESFFISMVPDYFSSPCIRCHGKVEDAPQSLIDRYGKKGGFRFQAGDLAGIDSVAIPVSASFREAWQGSLVIFFITLLTTLVWLWLLNLLFQKLVIERLGAMVSIVDEKRKKNSAPGPGDELDVLHASLGSLRRYVRSARKGASLQPNFIGDYVVTQPVAAGAMSWLYEGHATASSDKVALKIGFDEVLQNPLYRCCFETELQLFETVSHPCLPGVKDRVGDVLILEEIRGKSLISLQDKERMEDRLLLPVFSQLCDLVASFHAAGIVHHDLRPHILMLDERQKLRLIDMGLAASDQLQDPIVAAGLGPQGDLLYMAPEQIQGKRGDSRSDIYAIGILLYLATTGNVPFGEKRISLQKWLQLKKQIPAPGNCSANLSVALEKIIVKAMAYDVYKRYQWVEDLWEDLEKAC; translated from the coding sequence ATGAAAATCAAGAGATATGGACAAGGGGTAACCACCAATCTCAGAAAACGCTTTTTTCTCTGGTCAGCCCTTATACTTATTGGAGGTGGTCTGTTGCTGTCAGCGCTTTCTTTTTGGAATACAAGGCGACTGGTCATGGCTGAGGCCATGACCAAATCCGAGGTCATCCTCCGGGAAGCTGAGGCTATCCGTGCCTACGTCAGAGAAGAACTCCGTCCCAAAATGTTTGAGCTGCACGGCCAGAATGCCTTTATTATTGAGGCAATGTCAACCACCTACGTCAGTACCTCCATCATGGAACGTTTTGCCGGATCGATGCCCAATTACATCTACCGAAGGGCTTCGGTGAATCCACATAATATGCGTAATCTGGCCGACCCCTTTGAAGAGGAGATGCTGGATTGGTTTGAAATGGATCCTGAACGGTTGTTCTGGCAGGGTATAGTGCAGAAAAACGGAGAGTCCTTCTTCATCTCCATGGTTCCCGATTATTTTTCTTCTCCCTGTATCCGCTGTCATGGCAAAGTGGAAGATGCCCCGCAGTCTCTTATAGATCGATACGGTAAGAAGGGAGGGTTTCGTTTTCAGGCTGGTGATCTGGCAGGTATCGATTCGGTGGCTATCCCTGTTTCCGCGTCATTTCGGGAAGCATGGCAAGGTAGCCTGGTTATTTTTTTTATCACTCTGCTTACAACACTGGTCTGGCTCTGGCTCTTAAACCTGCTCTTCCAGAAATTAGTCATTGAACGTCTTGGTGCAATGGTATCAATTGTGGATGAAAAAAGGAAAAAAAACAGTGCCCCCGGTCCGGGAGACGAGCTTGATGTGTTGCATGCTTCTCTGGGTTCCCTGCGACGTTATGTTCGTTCTGCCCGCAAAGGCGCCTCTCTACAGCCCAATTTTATCGGTGACTATGTTGTTACTCAGCCGGTTGCTGCTGGCGCCATGTCATGGCTGTACGAAGGCCATGCGACTGCATCGTCGGATAAGGTGGCTCTCAAAATCGGTTTTGACGAAGTGTTGCAGAATCCATTGTACAGATGCTGTTTTGAAACAGAGCTCCAATTATTTGAAACAGTATCACACCCATGCCTGCCGGGGGTCAAAGACCGCGTAGGTGACGTGCTGATCCTGGAAGAAATCCGGGGAAAGAGTCTTATCTCGCTGCAGGATAAAGAACGGATGGAAGATCGGCTGTTGCTGCCTGTTTTTTCACAGCTCTGTGATCTGGTCGCATCCTTCCATGCTGCGGGTATTGTTCACCACGACCTGCGGCCACACATCCTGATGCTGGACGAAAGACAGAAATTACGTCTTATTGATATGGGGCTGGCCGCAAGTGATCAGTTGCAGGATCCCATTGTTGCAGCCGGTCTTGGACCACAGGGGGATTTGTTGTATATGGCACCGGAACAAATCCAGGGCAAACGAGGGGATTCTCGTAGTGATATCTATGCCATTGGTATCCTGCTTTACCTGGCAACAACAGGAAATGTACCCTTTGGCGAGAAACGAATATCACTCCAGAAGTGGCTACAACTTAAGAAACAGATTCCGGCTCCCGGAAATTGTAGTGCAAATCTGTCCGTTGCCTTGGAGAAGATTATTGTGAAGGCCATGGCCTACGACGTTTATAAACGATATCAATGGGTGGAGGATTTATGGGAGGATCTGGAAAAGGCTTGTTGA
- a CDS encoding metallophosphoesterase family protein has product MRLMIFSDIHGNLEALQSVLDDAAKRNVHRSICLGDLVGYGPYPNECIRLVRGLKNCRVLAGNHDLAALWETSPYGMSSVAKEVILWTMEQLSEENKKYLAALPDRLDLADMTFVHANPYNPRGWRYVMDRKYALRSFGATSCRLLYIGHSHQPLVITRKHLLAVTLQTVPGNMQFELADSRRCIINCGSVGQPRDGDPRSCYLIYDSREEKLEFYRVAYDVEKTVQADLDAGLPSVLGRRLCKGT; this is encoded by the coding sequence ATGCGGTTGATGATCTTTTCTGATATTCATGGCAACCTGGAGGCACTGCAGAGTGTGCTTGATGATGCCGCAAAACGAAATGTACACAGAAGTATCTGCCTGGGAGATCTGGTGGGGTACGGCCCTTATCCCAATGAGTGCATTCGCTTGGTACGTGGCCTGAAAAACTGCCGTGTCCTTGCCGGTAATCACGACCTGGCCGCCCTTTGGGAGACTTCTCCCTACGGTATGTCCTCAGTTGCCAAAGAGGTGATTCTGTGGACCATGGAGCAACTGAGCGAAGAAAATAAAAAATATCTGGCAGCACTGCCGGACCGGCTCGATCTGGCTGACATGACCTTTGTCCATGCTAACCCATATAATCCCAGAGGCTGGCGTTATGTTATGGACCGCAAATACGCCCTGCGCAGCTTTGGTGCCACCAGTTGCCGTCTTCTTTATATCGGCCACAGCCACCAACCATTGGTGATAACCAGAAAACACCTGCTGGCTGTGACTCTGCAGACCGTCCCGGGCAATATGCAGTTTGAGCTGGCCGACAGCAGGCGTTGCATCATCAATTGCGGTAGCGTAGGGCAACCCCGGGATGGGGATCCCCGCTCCTGTTACCTTATTTATGACAGTCGTGAGGAAAAACTGGAGTTTTATCGGGTAGCCTATGATGTGGAAAAAACAGTGCAGGCAGATCTGGATGCCGGTCTACCGTCTGTTCTCGGCAGACGCCTGTGTAAAGGAACCTGA
- a CDS encoding NADH-quinone oxidoreductase subunit B family protein, with product MLKIIRNRIEQGYRTSSYPKEPIDLYHRYRGLPIIHHTCDPAIVKQCAEICPQDAILSAEYKIDLGKCTFCGRCEEIADGAFVTFSQDFAMGTESREALICDGFLPKLAEHSKQHFKKLFGRSLQLRQVSAGGCNACEADTNVLNTPFFDLSRFGIDFVASPRHADGLHVTGPVSRNMKTALLATYEAIPTPKIVIASGACSISGGPFFDSTEITGGLEKILPVDLYIPGCPPHPLSTLHALLQFFTKTP from the coding sequence ATGTTAAAAATAATCAGGAACAGAATTGAACAGGGCTACAGGACCAGCAGTTATCCCAAGGAACCCATCGATCTTTATCATCGTTACCGGGGACTGCCCATAATTCATCATACCTGTGATCCGGCAATCGTAAAACAATGCGCCGAAATCTGTCCTCAAGATGCAATTTTATCGGCAGAATATAAGATTGATCTGGGAAAATGTACTTTCTGCGGCAGGTGTGAAGAGATCGCTGATGGTGCCTTTGTAACCTTCAGCCAGGATTTTGCCATGGGGACAGAAAGCCGCGAAGCTCTAATCTGTGACGGTTTTCTCCCCAAACTTGCTGAACATTCAAAACAACATTTTAAAAAACTGTTCGGCAGATCTCTGCAGTTGCGTCAAGTCTCCGCTGGAGGCTGCAACGCATGTGAGGCCGATACCAATGTTCTCAATACTCCTTTTTTTGATCTTTCCCGGTTCGGTATCGATTTTGTTGCCTCCCCCCGCCATGCTGATGGCCTCCATGTCACCGGTCCAGTCTCGAGAAACATGAAGACAGCTCTACTGGCAACCTATGAAGCTATTCCCACGCCCAAGATTGTTATTGCCAGTGGTGCCTGTTCAATTTCCGGAGGTCCGTTCTTTGACAGCACTGAAATAACAGGAGGTCTTGAAAAAATCCTGCCGGTAGATCTCTACATTCCGGGCTGCCCACCCCATCCTCTCTCCACCCTCCACGCTCTTCTGCAGTTTTTTACCAAAACTCCATAA
- a CDS encoding acyl--CoA ligase family protein has protein sequence MQLPSVNKSILTPVEFLTRSTLVYPDKTAVVYGENRYNYREFAERIYRLGNALKNKGVGKGDKVAFVCPNIPAMLEAHYAVPLIGAVLVSINIRLSAGEVSYIIDHSDAKFVVVDSEFANIVKPEQLPNVENYVTVCDVNDTVFFDGMEYEEFLQTGSPEPIPADIDSEDQLLSLNYTSGTTGRPKGVMYHHRGAYLNAIGEILESGLTASSVYLWTLPMFHCNGWCFTWGVTAAGATHVCLRAVVAEEIYRLIEQEGVTHLCAAPTILITMSTWPGAGDVKMKQPLKIMTAGAPPAPTIIRNMEAIGADITHTYGLTEVFGPHSVCAWQPSWETMSAEEKATMKSRQGVPFIVTHFMDVVNPKTMEPVARDGKTMGEVVMRGNNVMTGYYKDPEATAEAFEGGWFHSGDLAVIHPDGYIQIMDRKKDIIISGGENISTVEVESVIYQHPDVLEVAVIPVPDEKWGEVPKAFIVAKPGSNPTAEEIIAFTKEHLARFKAPKYVEFDELPKTATGKIQKFKLREKEWQGKQRIG, from the coding sequence ATGCAGTTACCGAGTGTAAATAAAAGTATCCTGACTCCCGTTGAATTTCTCACACGAAGCACCCTTGTCTACCCTGACAAGACGGCTGTTGTTTACGGAGAAAACCGTTATAATTACAGGGAATTTGCCGAAAGGATATATCGACTGGGAAATGCTCTCAAGAACAAAGGCGTTGGTAAAGGAGACAAGGTGGCTTTTGTCTGTCCGAATATCCCGGCCATGCTTGAGGCACACTATGCGGTGCCCCTGATTGGAGCAGTCCTGGTCAGTATCAATATCCGCCTTTCTGCAGGAGAGGTATCTTATATCATAGACCATTCCGATGCAAAATTTGTTGTTGTCGACAGTGAATTCGCGAACATAGTAAAACCGGAACAGCTACCGAATGTGGAAAACTACGTAACGGTCTGTGATGTCAATGATACGGTGTTTTTTGATGGTATGGAATATGAGGAGTTCCTGCAGACAGGCTCCCCGGAACCGATCCCAGCAGATATTGACTCAGAGGACCAGCTGCTCTCCCTGAATTACACCAGCGGTACAACCGGCCGTCCCAAAGGGGTCATGTACCATCACAGGGGAGCTTATCTCAATGCAATCGGTGAGATTCTGGAATCGGGGCTGACCGCCTCTTCCGTCTATCTCTGGACCCTGCCCATGTTCCATTGCAATGGCTGGTGCTTCACCTGGGGAGTAACTGCTGCCGGGGCAACCCATGTCTGCCTCCGTGCCGTAGTTGCCGAAGAAATCTACAGGCTGATCGAGCAGGAAGGTGTAACCCATCTCTGTGCGGCCCCGACAATCCTTATCACCATGAGTACCTGGCCGGGAGCCGGAGATGTCAAAATGAAGCAGCCCCTTAAAATCATGACCGCGGGAGCCCCGCCTGCACCGACAATTATCCGTAACATGGAAGCCATCGGTGCAGATATCACCCATACCTATGGCCTGACGGAGGTCTTTGGTCCCCACAGTGTCTGTGCATGGCAACCGAGCTGGGAAACAATGTCCGCCGAAGAAAAGGCCACCATGAAATCACGCCAGGGAGTACCCTTCATTGTCACCCATTTCATGGATGTTGTGAATCCCAAAACAATGGAGCCCGTGGCCAGGGACGGTAAAACCATGGGGGAAGTGGTCATGCGCGGCAATAACGTCATGACCGGCTATTACAAAGATCCTGAAGCAACCGCAGAAGCATTCGAAGGCGGCTGGTTCCACAGTGGCGACCTCGCTGTCATACATCCCGACGGTTATATCCAGATTATGGACAGAAAAAAGGATATCATCATCAGCGGAGGAGAAAATATTTCGACCGTTGAAGTTGAAAGCGTCATTTACCAGCACCCCGATGTACTGGAGGTAGCCGTTATCCCCGTACCTGATGAAAAATGGGGTGAAGTTCCCAAGGCCTTTATAGTAGCCAAACCGGGATCAAACCCCACAGCAGAGGAAATTATCGCTTTTACCAAGGAACATCTGGCACGGTTCAAGGCCCCGAAATATGTAGAATTTGATGAGTTACCCAAGACAGCCACAGGCAAAATCCAGAAATTCAAACTCCGGGAAAAAGAATGGCAGGGTAAACAACGAATTGGTTGA
- a CDS encoding CBS domain-containing protein, translated as MKNYSVKDLTIPIDEYATVSIDTTLADAIVALEEAQEAYTSKYQHKAILVLDKKSDVVGKIDQLRALQALEPDDFKVKIEKMRKFKFSEEYLAGLRDKYRSADPIIIRNSLKILATKKVSEFMQKPKIGEFVNEEASLDTAIHKLIAGRLQSLLVTREDNIIGILRLSDVFAAVFHETRVLEN; from the coding sequence ATGAAAAATTATTCAGTAAAAGATCTGACAATCCCTATTGACGAGTATGCAACGGTGTCAATAGACACGACTCTGGCTGATGCCATCGTTGCCCTGGAAGAAGCCCAGGAAGCGTACACCAGCAAATACCAGCACAAGGCGATTCTGGTGCTCGATAAAAAGAGTGATGTTGTCGGAAAAATTGATCAACTCAGGGCTCTGCAGGCCCTTGAACCGGATGATTTCAAGGTCAAAATCGAAAAAATGAGAAAGTTCAAATTCAGTGAAGAATATCTGGCCGGATTGCGTGACAAATATCGTTCAGCTGATCCAATCATCATCAGGAATTCCTTGAAAATACTGGCGACAAAAAAAGTCTCAGAATTCATGCAGAAACCGAAAATTGGTGAATTTGTGAATGAAGAGGCAAGTCTGGACACAGCAATTCACAAACTTATTGCCGGCAGACTCCAATCCCTGCTTGTTACCCGTGAAGATAATATTATTGGCATACTCAGGCTGTCCGATGTCTTTGCAGCCGTCTTCCACGAAACACGGGTTCTTGAAAACTGA